A window from Marinagarivorans cellulosilyticus encodes these proteins:
- a CDS encoding prepilin-type N-terminal cleavage/methylation domain-containing protein, whose amino-acid sequence MIIHRKHNRQSQGFSIIELLIVIMIMGLALVKGIPFTMDWVNSARVTEAESGLVEALGFAKAKALRNAEGIINGGAVTAVCYSNDRLTVVEAADDSSPANCGGGSSQIWQLTLAGNVNIAVQNNDFACLCVDAKAQFTQAGSCNACSTNTTFALSAGGISDSIEIY is encoded by the coding sequence ATGATCATTCACCGTAAGCATAATCGTCAGAGCCAAGGGTTTAGCATCATAGAGCTATTAATCGTCATAATGATTATGGGCTTAGCTTTAGTGAAAGGCATTCCTTTTACTATGGATTGGGTTAACAGCGCTAGGGTAACTGAAGCTGAGTCTGGCTTGGTTGAGGCCTTAGGTTTTGCAAAGGCAAAAGCGCTTAGGAATGCTGAGGGTATTATTAATGGCGGTGCAGTAACGGCGGTGTGTTATAGCAATGATCGGTTAACGGTTGTTGAAGCGGCGGATGATAGCTCGCCGGCAAATTGCGGTGGCGGTTCCAGTCAAATATGGCAATTAACCCTGGCGGGTAATGTAAATATTGCAGTACAGAATAATGATTTTGCGTGCCTTTGTGTTGATGCCAAGGCCCAGTTTACGCAAGCTGGTAGCTGTAATGCTTGTTCAACGAACACAACGTTTGCTCTAAGTGCTGGAGGTATCAGTGACTCGATTGAGATTTATTAA